One window from the genome of Pseudomonas sp. L5B5 encodes:
- a CDS encoding ANTAR domain-containing response regulator, producing MLRILLINDTAKKVGRLKAALSEAGFEVIDESGLTIDLPGRVETVRPDVILIDTESPSRDVMEQVVLVSRDQPRPIVMFTDEHDPSVMRQAIKSGVSAYIVEGIQVQRLQPILDVAMARFESDQALRAQLQARDQQLAERKRIELAKGLLMKMKDCGEEQAYTLMRRQAMSRQQKLIQVAEQIIAMQELLG from the coding sequence ATGCTGCGAATCCTGTTGATCAATGACACCGCAAAAAAAGTCGGGCGGCTCAAGGCGGCCCTCAGTGAGGCGGGCTTCGAAGTGATCGATGAGTCCGGCCTGACCATCGACCTGCCCGGACGCGTCGAAACGGTGCGCCCCGATGTAATCCTGATCGATACCGAGTCGCCCAGCCGCGATGTCATGGAGCAAGTGGTCCTGGTCAGCCGCGACCAGCCTCGACCCATCGTGATGTTCACCGACGAGCACGACCCGAGCGTCATGCGCCAGGCAATCAAGTCCGGGGTCAGCGCCTATATCGTCGAAGGCATCCAGGTCCAGCGCCTGCAGCCAATCCTCGACGTCGCCATGGCCCGCTTCGAAAGCGACCAGGCCCTGCGCGCCCAGTTGCAGGCGCGGGACCAGCAACTGGCGGAGCGCAAGCGCATCGAACTGGCCAAGGGCCTGCTGATGAAGATGAAGGACTGCGGCGAGGAGCAGGCCTATACCCTGATGCGCCGCCAGGCCATGAGCCGGCAGCAGAAGCTGATCCAGGTGGCGGAGCAAATCATCGCCATGCAGGAACTGCTGGGCTGA
- the nirD gene encoding nitrite reductase small subunit NirD — protein sequence MNWLDICALEDINTLGSRIIKGPRGDIAIFRTSDDQVFALDDRCPHKGGPLSQGLIYGKRVACPLHNWQIDLQSGEAQAPDIGCAHQHLARVASGRVQLALRDAG from the coding sequence ATGAACTGGCTGGATATCTGCGCCCTGGAAGACATCAATACCCTGGGCTCGCGCATCATCAAGGGACCTCGTGGCGATATCGCGATCTTTCGCACCAGCGACGACCAGGTCTTCGCCCTCGACGATCGCTGTCCACACAAAGGGGGCCCGCTGTCCCAGGGCCTGATCTATGGCAAGCGGGTGGCCTGCCCGCTGCACAATTGGCAGATCGACCTGCAATCGGGCGAGGCCCAGGCACCTGACATCGGCTGCGCCCACCAGCACCTCGCCCGGGTGGCAAGTGGGCGGGTGCAACTGGCCCTGCGGGATGCCGGGTGA
- a CDS encoding OmpA family protein has product MKLKNTLGIAIGSIVAVTSFGVLAQGQGAVEGELFYKKQYNDSVKHIEDGFNPGARIGYFLTDDLSLDLSYDKTNHTRSNDGTGNQKIKGDTTSLLATYHFGQAGVDSLRPYVSGGFGHQSRSSVEADGHSGRDKTTQAIIGTGVKYYFTDNLFARAGVEADYGMDNGKWDYSALVGLGVNFGGNAGKVAPAPVAPAPAPEPAPEAPVAEVVRVELDVKFDFDKSVVKPNSYADIKNLADFMNQYPQTTTVVEGHTDSVGPDAYNQKLSERRANAVKQVLVNQYGVGANRVQSVGYGESRPVADNATEAGRAVNRRVEASVEAQAK; this is encoded by the coding sequence ATGAAACTGAAAAACACCTTGGGCATTGCCATTGGTTCTATTGTTGCCGTGACTTCGTTCGGCGTTCTGGCGCAAGGCCAAGGCGCGGTCGAGGGTGAACTGTTTTACAAAAAACAGTACAACGACAGCGTTAAGCACATCGAAGATGGCTTCAACCCGGGCGCTCGGATTGGTTACTTCTTGACCGACGATCTTTCGTTGGATCTGAGCTACGACAAGACCAACCACACCCGTTCCAACGATGGCACTGGCAACCAGAAGATCAAGGGTGATACCACCAGCCTGCTGGCTACCTATCACTTCGGTCAGGCTGGCGTAGACTCCCTGCGTCCATACGTTTCCGGTGGTTTCGGTCACCAGAGCCGTAGCAGCGTAGAAGCTGACGGTCACAGCGGTCGTGACAAGACTACCCAGGCCATCATCGGTACTGGTGTTAAGTACTACTTCACCGACAACCTGTTCGCCCGTGCTGGCGTTGAAGCCGACTACGGCATGGACAACGGCAAGTGGGACTACTCTGCCCTGGTCGGCCTGGGTGTGAACTTCGGCGGCAACGCTGGCAAGGTCGCTCCAGCTCCAGTAGCTCCAGCTCCGGCTCCAGAGCCAGCTCCAGAAGCTCCAGTTGCTGAAGTGGTACGTGTTGAGCTGGACGTGAAGTTCGACTTCGACAAGTCGGTCGTGAAGCCAAACAGCTACGCTGACATCAAAAACCTGGCTGATTTCATGAATCAGTACCCACAGACCACCACCGTTGTTGAAGGTCACACTGACTCCGTCGGTCCTGACGCTTACAACCAGAAGCTGTCTGAGCGTCGTGCAAACGCCGTTAAACAAGTTCTGGTCAACCAGTACGGCGTTGGCGCTAACCGCGTTCAATCCGTTGGTTACGGTGAGTCCCGCCCAGTTGCCGACAACGCAACTGAAGCTGGCCGTGCTGTGAACCGTCGCGTAGAAGCCTCGGTAGAAGCTCAAGCTAAGTAA
- the nirB gene encoding nitrite reductase large subunit NirB yields MKKLKLVMIGNGMAGVRTLEELLKLSEELYDITVFGAEPHANYNRILLSPVLAGEQQFEDIILNDLGWYQEHGIKLLLNRKVVQIDRIRRRVIADDGTEAEYDRLLIATGSTPFILPIPGNGLQGVIGYRDIADTQVMIDTARTHRHAVVIGGGLLGLEAANGLKLRGMDVTVVHLGEWLLERQLDQTSGQLLQGALESRGLKFRLCEQTRALLDAGNGRVGSVQFKNGDIVPADLVVMAAGIRPNTELAERAGLPCNRGILVNDTLQTYDPRIYAIGECASHRGIAYGLVAPLFEQAKVCANHLAQLGFARYQGSVTSTKLKVTGIDLFSAGEFMGGEGTETITLADPIGGVYKKLVIKDDVLVGACLYGDTADGGWYFRQIRENHNVAQIRDHLMFGENSIGDVGHQGQNSAANMPDTAEVCGCNGVCKGTIVKAIQENGLFSVDEVKKHTKAASSCGSCAGLVEQILISTVGGAADVKPKSEKAICGCSDLNHGQVRQAIREHHLITLGSAMRFMDWRTADGCATCRPALNYYLISTWPGEARDDPQSRLINERAHANIQKDGTYSVVPRMWGGVTNPSELRRIADVADKYQVPMVKVTGGQRIDLLGIRKEDLPGVWKDLDMPSGHAYGKSIRTVKTCVGSEFCRFGTQDSTRLGIDLEHDLFNMWAPHKVKLAVSGCPRNCSEAGIKDVGIIGVDSGWEMYIGGNGGIKTEVAEFFVKLKTADEVREYNGAFLQLYREEAFYLERTVHYLQRVGMEHVKRAVLEDPQRRQALNERLQFSLSFEQDPWQQRLAEPQLKKEYETIPVKQLEVPA; encoded by the coding sequence ATGAAAAAACTCAAGCTGGTGATGATCGGCAACGGCATGGCCGGAGTCCGGACCCTGGAAGAACTGCTCAAGCTGAGCGAGGAGCTGTACGACATCACCGTCTTCGGCGCCGAACCCCATGCCAACTACAACCGCATCCTGCTGTCGCCGGTGCTGGCCGGCGAGCAGCAGTTCGAGGACATCATCCTCAACGACCTTGGCTGGTACCAGGAACACGGCATCAAACTGCTGCTCAACCGCAAGGTCGTGCAGATCGATCGCATCCGGCGCCGGGTGATCGCCGACGACGGCACCGAGGCCGAGTACGACCGCCTGCTGATCGCCACCGGCTCCACGCCGTTTATCTTGCCGATCCCCGGCAACGGCCTGCAGGGCGTGATCGGTTACCGGGACATCGCCGATACCCAAGTGATGATCGACACCGCCAGGACCCACCGCCACGCCGTGGTGATCGGTGGCGGCTTGCTGGGCCTGGAGGCCGCCAACGGCCTCAAGCTGCGAGGCATGGACGTGACCGTGGTGCACCTGGGTGAGTGGCTGCTGGAGCGACAGCTGGACCAGACCAGCGGCCAATTGCTGCAAGGCGCCCTGGAGAGCCGCGGCCTGAAGTTTCGCCTGTGCGAACAGACCCGGGCCCTGCTCGATGCCGGCAATGGCCGGGTCGGCTCGGTGCAGTTCAAGAACGGGGACATCGTTCCCGCCGACCTGGTGGTGATGGCGGCCGGCATCCGGCCCAATACCGAACTGGCAGAACGGGCTGGCCTGCCCTGCAATCGCGGAATCCTGGTCAACGACACTCTGCAGACCTACGACCCGCGCATCTACGCCATCGGCGAATGCGCCAGCCATCGCGGCATCGCCTACGGCCTGGTGGCGCCACTGTTCGAACAAGCCAAGGTCTGTGCCAATCACTTGGCCCAGCTGGGTTTTGCCCGCTACCAGGGCTCGGTCACGTCCACCAAGCTCAAGGTCACCGGAATCGACCTGTTCTCGGCTGGCGAGTTCATGGGCGGCGAAGGCACCGAGACCATCACCCTCGCCGACCCCATCGGCGGCGTGTACAAGAAGCTGGTGATCAAGGACGACGTGCTGGTGGGGGCGTGCCTGTACGGCGACACCGCTGACGGTGGCTGGTACTTCCGGCAGATCCGCGAGAACCACAACGTGGCCCAGATCCGCGACCACCTGATGTTCGGCGAGAACAGCATTGGCGACGTCGGGCACCAGGGCCAGAACAGCGCGGCGAACATGCCCGATACCGCCGAAGTCTGCGGCTGCAACGGCGTGTGCAAGGGCACCATCGTCAAGGCCATCCAGGAGAACGGCCTGTTCAGCGTCGACGAGGTCAAGAAGCACACCAAGGCCGCCAGTTCCTGCGGCTCCTGCGCCGGCCTGGTGGAACAGATCCTGATCAGCACCGTGGGTGGCGCGGCCGACGTCAAGCCCAAGAGCGAGAAAGCCATCTGCGGCTGCAGCGACCTCAACCACGGTCAGGTGCGCCAGGCGATCCGCGAGCACCACCTGATCACCCTTGGCAGTGCCATGCGCTTCATGGACTGGCGCACCGCGGACGGCTGCGCGACCTGCCGTCCGGCGCTGAACTACTACCTGATCTCCACCTGGCCGGGCGAGGCCCGGGACGATCCGCAGTCGCGCCTGATCAACGAGCGGGCCCACGCCAACATCCAGAAGGACGGCACCTATTCGGTGGTGCCAAGGATGTGGGGCGGCGTGACCAACCCGTCCGAACTGCGGCGCATCGCCGACGTGGCGGACAAGTACCAGGTGCCCATGGTCAAGGTCACCGGCGGCCAGCGCATCGACCTGCTGGGCATTCGCAAGGAGGACCTGCCGGGAGTCTGGAAGGACCTGGACATGCCGTCCGGCCATGCCTATGGCAAATCCATCCGCACGGTGAAGACCTGTGTCGGCAGCGAGTTCTGCCGCTTCGGCACCCAGGATTCCACCCGGCTGGGCATCGACCTGGAGCACGACCTGTTCAACATGTGGGCCCCGCACAAGGTCAAGCTGGCGGTCTCTGGCTGCCCACGCAACTGCTCGGAGGCCGGGATCAAGGACGTGGGCATCATCGGTGTCGACTCCGGCTGGGAGATGTACATCGGCGGCAATGGAGGGATCAAGACCGAGGTGGCCGAGTTCTTCGTCAAGCTCAAGACCGCCGACGAGGTTCGCGAATACAACGGTGCCTTCCTCCAGCTGTACCGCGAAGAAGCCTTCTACCTGGAGCGCACCGTGCACTACCTGCAACGGGTCGGCATGGAACACGTTAAGCGGGCCGTGCTGGAGGACCCTCAGCGGCGCCAGGCACTGAACGAACGCCTGCAGTTTTCCCTGTCCTTCGAGCAAGACCCCTGGCAGCAACGCCTGGCCGAACCACAGTTGAAAAAAGAGTACGAGACCATCCCCGTCAAGCAACTGGAGGTGCCGGCATGA
- a CDS encoding nitrate/nitrite transporter: protein MNSSFWKSGHTPTLFAAFLYFDLSFMVWYLLGPLAVQIAGDLQLTTQQRGLMVATPILAGAVLRFIMGLLADRLSPKTAGLIGQVIVIGALLGAWQLGIHSYQQALLLGVFLGMAGASFAVALPLASQWYPPQHQGKAMGIAGAGNSGTVFAALLAPALAAAFGWSNVFGFALIPLLVTLVLFAWLAQNAPDRPRAKSMGDYFKALGDRDSWWFMFFYSVTFGGFIGLASALPGYFNDQYGLSPVTAGYYTAACVFGGSLMRPLGGALADRFGGIRTLLAMYSVAALCITAVGFNLPSSYAALALFVCTMLGLGAGNGAVFQLVPQRFRREIGVMTGLIGMAGGIGGFALAAGMGAIKQSTGSYQLALWLFASLGLLAWFGLHGVKRRWRTTWGSAAVTAARV from the coding sequence ATGAATTCAAGCTTCTGGAAATCCGGCCACACCCCGACCCTGTTCGCGGCCTTTTTATATTTCGACCTGAGCTTCATGGTCTGGTACCTGCTGGGCCCGCTGGCAGTGCAGATTGCCGGCGACCTGCAACTGACCACCCAGCAGCGCGGCTTGATGGTGGCCACGCCGATCCTGGCCGGCGCCGTATTGCGCTTCATCATGGGCCTGCTGGCCGATCGCCTGTCGCCCAAGACGGCCGGCCTGATCGGCCAGGTGATCGTCATCGGGGCCCTGCTGGGCGCCTGGCAGCTGGGTATCCACAGCTATCAGCAGGCCTTGCTGCTGGGAGTGTTCCTGGGCATGGCCGGCGCCTCCTTCGCGGTGGCCCTGCCCCTGGCGTCGCAGTGGTATCCGCCGCAGCATCAGGGCAAGGCCATGGGCATCGCCGGCGCGGGCAACTCCGGCACGGTGTTCGCCGCACTGCTTGCACCGGCGCTGGCAGCAGCCTTCGGCTGGAGCAATGTGTTCGGTTTTGCCCTGATCCCGCTGCTGGTGACCCTGGTGCTGTTCGCCTGGCTGGCGCAGAACGCCCCCGATCGCCCCCGGGCCAAGTCCATGGGCGATTACTTCAAGGCCCTGGGTGACCGCGACAGCTGGTGGTTCATGTTCTTCTACAGCGTCACTTTCGGCGGCTTCATCGGCCTGGCCAGCGCCTTGCCCGGTTACTTCAATGACCAGTACGGACTGAGCCCGGTGACCGCCGGCTACTACACGGCGGCCTGCGTCTTCGGCGGCAGCCTGATGCGTCCCCTGGGTGGCGCCCTGGCCGACCGCTTCGGCGGCATCCGCACCTTGCTTGCGATGTACAGCGTGGCGGCGCTGTGCATCACCGCCGTCGGTTTCAACCTGCCCAGTTCGTACGCTGCCCTGGCACTGTTCGTTTGCACCATGCTCGGCCTGGGCGCGGGCAATGGCGCGGTCTTCCAGCTGGTGCCGCAACGCTTCCGGCGAGAAATCGGCGTGATGACCGGGTTGATCGGCATGGCCGGCGGCATTGGCGGTTTTGCCCTGGCGGCGGGCATGGGGGCGATCAAGCAGAGCACCGGCAGCTACCAGCTGGCGCTGTGGTTGTTCGCCAGCCTGGGGTTGCTGGCCTGGTTCGGCCTGCACGGGGTCAAGCGTCGCTGGAGAACCACCTGGGGCTCGGCGGCCGTGACCGCAGCCCGGGTCTGA
- the cobA gene encoding uroporphyrinogen-III C-methyltransferase encodes MSAKVWLVGAGPGDPELLTLKAVRALGEADVVLIDDLVNSAVLQHCPGAQVIAVGKRGGCRSTPQAFIHRLMLRYARQGRCVVRLKGGDPCIFGRGGEEAQWLRNQGIEVELVNGITAGLAGATSCDISLTLRGVARGVTLLTAHTQDDSPLDWQALAKGGTTLVIYMGVAKLAEIGEQLRIAGMPDETPVAMIENASLPHQRECRSVLGNMQRDALDFGLKSPAILVIGAVAKAVGANEPCLLQA; translated from the coding sequence ATGAGTGCAAAAGTCTGGCTGGTCGGCGCGGGCCCTGGCGATCCGGAGTTGCTGACGCTCAAGGCGGTACGCGCCCTGGGTGAAGCCGATGTGGTGCTGATCGATGACCTGGTCAACAGCGCCGTGCTGCAGCACTGCCCCGGGGCGCAGGTCATCGCCGTCGGCAAGCGGGGTGGTTGTCGCTCCACACCCCAGGCATTCATCCATCGCCTGATGTTGCGTTACGCCCGCCAAGGCCGTTGCGTGGTTCGTCTGAAGGGCGGCGACCCGTGCATTTTCGGGCGTGGCGGCGAGGAGGCACAGTGGCTCAGGAATCAGGGTATCGAGGTGGAACTGGTCAACGGCATCACCGCCGGCCTGGCCGGAGCCACCAGCTGCGATATCTCCCTGACCTTGCGTGGCGTGGCCCGTGGCGTGACATTGCTCACCGCCCACACCCAGGATGACAGCCCTCTGGACTGGCAAGCACTGGCCAAGGGCGGAACGACCCTGGTGATCTACATGGGAGTGGCGAAACTGGCGGAGATTGGCGAACAGCTACGCATTGCCGGAATGCCCGACGAGACACCCGTGGCGATGATCGAGAACGCCTCGCTGCCGCATCAGCGTGAATGTCGCAGCGTGCTGGGAAACATGCAGCGGGATGCTCTGGATTTCGGCCTCAAGAGCCCTGCAATCCTGGTGATAGGTGCAGTAGCGAAGGCCGTTGGCGCCAACGAACCCTGCCTGCTCCAGGCCTGA
- a CDS encoding bifunctional protein-serine/threonine kinase/phosphatase: MALQLSHAQATATGPRTENQDALRRVTPEPNLAASKGLLFAIADGVSQCADGGLAARSSLQALALDYYATPETWGVAEALERLLSAQNRWLQANGGGQPLLTTLSALVLRGQRFTLAHVGDCRVYRWHQQRLQRISEDHVWEQPGMQHVLKRALGLDQHLVLDFLDGELRQGESFLLLSDGVWATLGDTAIAAILRDQPDPQSATRTLVSAAHLAGSQDNASALLVRVDALGESSIGDALLHLRQWPLPPPLKPGQPFEGWQVEAQLGQSRQSLLYRVRDEQQQAWLLKTLPAALHDDLPACQALLAEEWLLRRVAGRHFPQVHGGSSRQYLYYLMREYPGRTLAQLFQQHGPLPLDQWQGLAERLLRATGLLHRRQIVHRDLKPENLLLGEDGELRILDFGLAYCPGLTVDPQHLLPGTPSFIAPEAFDGEPPDPRQDLYAVGVCLYYLLTGHYPHGEIEAFQRPRFGVPTSPGRYRPDLPQWLEESLERGVCANPQHRYETAEQWLLILEQGERRSLSHRPRPLLEREPLKVWRGLALGALALNLVLLWLLLGG; the protein is encoded by the coding sequence ATGGCCCTGCAACTGAGCCACGCCCAGGCTACCGCCACCGGCCCGCGCACGGAAAACCAGGATGCCCTGCGCCGGGTGACTCCGGAACCGAACCTGGCCGCGAGCAAGGGCCTGCTGTTCGCCATTGCCGATGGCGTCAGCCAATGTGCCGACGGCGGCCTGGCGGCCCGCTCCAGCTTGCAGGCGCTGGCCCTGGACTATTACGCCACCCCGGAAACCTGGGGCGTGGCGGAGGCGTTGGAGCGCCTGTTGAGCGCCCAGAACCGCTGGCTGCAGGCCAACGGCGGGGGGCAACCACTGCTCACCACCCTCAGTGCACTGGTGCTGCGTGGCCAGCGTTTCACCCTGGCCCATGTCGGTGACTGCCGGGTCTATCGCTGGCATCAACAGCGTTTGCAGCGCATCAGCGAGGACCATGTCTGGGAGCAGCCGGGCATGCAGCACGTCCTCAAACGGGCCCTGGGGCTGGACCAGCACCTGGTGCTGGATTTCCTCGATGGCGAGTTGCGCCAGGGCGAAAGCTTCCTGCTGCTCAGCGACGGCGTCTGGGCCACTCTGGGCGACACCGCCATCGCGGCCATCCTGCGTGACCAGCCGGACCCGCAGAGCGCCACCCGGACCCTGGTCAGCGCTGCCCATCTGGCCGGCAGCCAGGACAACGCCAGCGCCCTGCTGGTCAGGGTCGATGCCCTGGGCGAGAGCAGCATTGGCGATGCCCTGCTGCACCTGCGCCAATGGCCCCTGCCACCGCCACTGAAGCCAGGCCAGCCGTTCGAGGGCTGGCAGGTCGAGGCGCAGCTGGGCCAGAGCCGCCAATCGCTGCTGTATCGCGTTCGCGACGAGCAACAACAGGCCTGGCTGCTCAAGACCCTGCCTGCGGCCCTGCACGACGATCTACCAGCTTGCCAGGCCTTGTTGGCCGAGGAGTGGCTGCTGCGCCGCGTCGCCGGGCGTCACTTTCCCCAGGTCCACGGTGGCAGCTCGCGCCAGTACCTGTATTACCTGATGCGCGAGTATCCCGGGCGGACCCTGGCACAGCTGTTCCAGCAGCACGGCCCCCTGCCCCTGGACCAGTGGCAGGGCCTGGCCGAGCGCCTGCTGCGGGCGACTGGTTTGCTGCACCGGCGGCAGATCGTGCACCGGGACCTCAAGCCGGAGAACCTGCTACTGGGTGAGGATGGCGAACTGCGCATCCTGGACTTTGGGCTGGCCTACTGTCCCGGGCTGACGGTGGACCCGCAGCACCTGCTGCCAGGCACCCCGAGCTTCATCGCCCCGGAAGCCTTCGACGGCGAGCCTCCCGACCCTCGACAGGACCTGTATGCCGTGGGTGTCTGCCTGTACTACCTGCTCACCGGGCACTACCCCCATGGCGAGATCGAGGCCTTCCAGCGTCCCCGCTTCGGCGTGCCGACCAGCCCTGGACGCTACCGCCCAGACCTGCCGCAATGGCTGGAAGAGAGCCTGGAACGCGGGGTCTGTGCCAATCCGCAGCACCGCTACGAGACCGCCGAGCAATGGCTGCTGATACTGGAGCAAGGTGAACGCCGCAGCCTGAGCCACAGGCCTCGACCGTTGCTGGAGCGAGAGCCGCTGAAAGTGTGGCGTGGCCTGGCCCTGGGGGCGCTGGCGCTCAACCTGGTGTTGCTGTGGCTACTGCTGGGAGGCTGA
- a CDS encoding nitrate reductase: MERQSTASTCCYCGVGCGVLIEHDGRQILGVSGDPAHPANFGRLCSKGASLHLTGDPAARAHYPQLRLGKALARSRCDWDSALDHAADVFARTIAEHGPDSVAFYLSGQLLTEDYYAFNKLARALVGTHNIDSNSRLCMSSAVVGYKRSLGADAPPCNYEDLEQSDCVLIVGSNMAYAHPVLFRRLEQAKSLRPTMKVIVIDPRRTDTCDLADLHLAILPGTDVALFHGILHLLLWEDWIDRDFIQAHTEGLAELKALVRDYTPAMVAQLCGISLEHLHQCAQWIGTAPSFLSLWCMGLNQSSAGSAKNSALINLHLATGQIGRPGAGPFSLTGQPNAMGGRETGSLSNLLPGHREAGNPEHRAEVAAYWGVEQLPETPGLSAIELFEHLHGGRIKALWIACTNPAQSLPDQNRVRAALLECPFVVLQEAFATTETAAFADLLLPAASWGEKEGSVTNSERRISHVRQAVQPPAEARADWAITVDFAQRLERRLRPGQPSLFAFDSASQLFDEYKGLTCDRDLDLSGLSYGLLDRLGPQQWPFPAGACQGTPRLYGDGLFPTVTGRARFISDPYVAAREQRDARYPLTLITGRLRDQWHGMSRTGTAAQLFGHVGEALLSLHPEDLRRQRLHAGDLVNLKSRRGSVIVAVGSDDSVRPGQAFLPMHWGDRFLKGGVNVVTQPAFDPLSKQPELKHSGVRLEPVHLPWQLFALVEGDVQARFQALRPLCEPLAYVSVSLTGRERPALVIRAAHPEAPPAQLLLAIDRQLELDSGSVLAYDDPRRAIGKRVRIEQGRITAIRLAGETLAQHWLQQLWLEGRADEQLRRWLLAPLSTPPAACGLGEPADRTLCNCKNVSYRAVRTGIAAGLDLGQLKQQLGCGSQCGSCVPEIKGLLAAAAQPVAISVQEEIT, encoded by the coding sequence ATGGAGCGCCAGAGCACCGCCTCGACCTGTTGCTATTGCGGGGTCGGCTGCGGCGTGCTGATCGAGCATGACGGCCGGCAGATTCTCGGGGTCAGCGGCGACCCGGCGCACCCGGCCAACTTCGGACGCCTGTGCAGCAAGGGCGCCAGCCTGCACCTGACCGGTGACCCAGCAGCTCGTGCGCATTACCCGCAGTTGCGCCTGGGCAAGGCCCTGGCCCGCAGCCGCTGCGATTGGGACAGCGCCCTGGACCATGCTGCCGACGTCTTTGCCCGAACGATTGCCGAACATGGCCCGGACAGCGTGGCGTTCTATCTCTCCGGGCAATTGCTGACCGAGGACTACTACGCATTCAACAAACTGGCCCGGGCCCTGGTGGGCACCCACAACATCGACAGCAACTCGCGGCTGTGCATGTCTTCGGCAGTGGTAGGCTACAAGCGCAGCCTGGGGGCCGATGCGCCACCGTGCAACTACGAGGACCTGGAACAGAGCGACTGCGTGTTGATCGTCGGCAGCAACATGGCCTACGCCCACCCAGTGCTGTTTCGTCGCCTGGAGCAGGCAAAAAGCCTGCGCCCGACGATGAAAGTCATCGTCATCGACCCGCGCCGCACCGACACCTGCGACCTCGCCGACCTGCACCTGGCGATCCTTCCCGGCACCGATGTCGCCCTGTTCCACGGGATCTTGCACCTGCTGTTGTGGGAAGACTGGATCGACCGGGATTTCATCCAGGCCCACACCGAGGGGCTGGCTGAACTCAAGGCCCTGGTCCGCGACTACACTCCGGCCATGGTGGCGCAGTTGTGCGGCATCAGCCTCGAACACCTGCATCAATGCGCACAATGGATCGGCACCGCGCCGAGCTTCCTGTCGCTGTGGTGCATGGGCCTGAACCAGTCCAGCGCCGGCAGCGCGAAGAACAGCGCCCTGATCAACTTGCACCTGGCCACCGGGCAGATTGGCCGGCCCGGCGCAGGCCCCTTCTCTCTCACGGGTCAGCCCAACGCCATGGGCGGGCGGGAAACCGGCAGCCTGAGCAACCTGCTGCCCGGCCACCGGGAAGCCGGCAACCCCGAGCACCGCGCCGAAGTGGCGGCCTACTGGGGGGTGGAACAATTGCCGGAAACACCGGGGCTGAGCGCCATCGAATTGTTCGAGCATCTGCACGGTGGGCGCATCAAGGCCCTGTGGATCGCCTGCACCAACCCGGCCCAATCGCTACCCGACCAGAATCGCGTGCGCGCGGCCTTGCTCGAGTGCCCTTTCGTGGTCTTGCAGGAAGCGTTCGCCACCACGGAAACCGCAGCCTTCGCCGACCTGCTGCTGCCAGCCGCCAGCTGGGGCGAGAAAGAAGGCTCGGTGACCAACTCCGAACGCCGGATATCCCATGTGCGCCAAGCGGTGCAGCCTCCTGCGGAGGCCCGGGCGGACTGGGCGATTACCGTGGATTTCGCCCAGCGCCTGGAACGCCGCCTGCGTCCCGGCCAGCCCAGCCTGTTCGCCTTCGACAGCGCCAGCCAACTGTTCGATGAGTACAAGGGCCTGACCTGTGACCGTGACCTGGACCTGTCCGGCCTGAGCTACGGCCTTCTGGATCGGCTTGGCCCACAGCAATGGCCCTTTCCCGCGGGAGCCTGCCAAGGCACCCCGCGCTTGTATGGCGACGGCCTGTTCCCCACTGTCACGGGACGGGCACGTTTCATCAGCGATCCTTACGTCGCCGCCCGGGAGCAGCGCGATGCGCGCTATCCACTGACCCTGATCACCGGTCGCCTGCGGGATCAATGGCATGGCATGAGCCGAACTGGCACCGCAGCGCAGCTGTTCGGCCACGTGGGCGAGGCGCTGCTGAGCCTGCACCCGGAGGATCTGCGCCGCCAGCGCCTGCACGCTGGCGACCTGGTGAACCTCAAGAGCCGGCGCGGCAGCGTGATAGTCGCCGTTGGCAGCGACGACAGCGTGCGCCCTGGCCAGGCCTTCCTGCCGATGCACTGGGGCGACCGCTTCCTCAAGGGCGGAGTCAATGTCGTCACTCAGCCGGCGTTCGATCCGCTGTCCAAGCAACCGGAACTCAAACACAGCGGCGTACGCCTGGAGCCCGTGCATTTGCCATGGCAGCTGTTCGCCCTGGTCGAGGGTGATGTACAAGCCAGGTTCCAGGCCCTGCGACCTCTCTGCGAGCCCCTGGCCTATGTCAGCGTCAGCCTGACCGGCCGCGAACGCCCCGCCCTGGTGATTCGCGCAGCACACCCGGAGGCGCCACCTGCCCAGTTGCTCTTGGCCATCGACCGACAGCTGGAGCTCGATAGCGGCTCGGTGCTGGCCTATGACGACCCACGCCGGGCCATCGGCAAGCGGGTGCGCATCGAGCAAGGCCGGATCACGGCAATCCGCCTGGCCGGGGAAACCCTGGCCCAGCACTGGTTGCAGCAGCTGTGGCTCGAAGGACGTGCCGACGAACAACTGCGGCGCTGGCTATTGGCGCCCCTGAGTACACCGCCGGCGGCCTGCGGCCTGGGCGAACCTGCGGACCGCACTCTGTGCAATTGCAAAAACGTCAGCTATCGCGCCGTGCGCACCGGCATCGCCGCAGGCCTGGACCTCGGACAACTGAAACAACAACTGGGTTGTGGCAGCCAATGTGGCTCCTGCGTGCCGGAGATCAAGGGTCTTCTGGCAGCCGCGGCGCAACCTGTGGCCATCTCCGTGCAAGAGGAAATCACATGA